A genomic window from Chanodichthys erythropterus isolate Z2021 chromosome 1, ASM2448905v1, whole genome shotgun sequence includes:
- the scocb gene encoding short coiled-coil protein B isoform X1 → MNSDMDGDIENQVELEEKTRLINQVLELQNTLEDLSARVDAVKEENLKLKSENQVLGQYIENLMSASSVFQTTDSKSKRK, encoded by the exons ATGAATTCTGACATGGATG GGGACATAGAAAACCAGGTGGAATTGGAGGAGAAGACCAGACTTATAAACCAGGTCCTTGAGTTGCAGAATActcttgagg ATCTCTCAGCTCGGGTGGATGCAGTAAAAGAAGAAAATCTGAAATTAAAATCAGAGAATCAGGTTCTTGGGCAGTACATTGAGAACCTCATGTCAGCGTCTAGCGTGTTTCAGACCACCGACTCCAAAAGCAAACGGAAGTAA
- the scocb gene encoding short coiled-coil protein B isoform X2 yields MNSDMDGDIENQVELEEKTRLINQVLELQNTLEDLSARVDAVKEENLKLKSENQVLGQYIENLMSASSVFQTTDSKSKRN; encoded by the exons ATGAATTCTGACATGGATG GGGACATAGAAAACCAGGTGGAATTGGAGGAGAAGACCAGACTTATAAACCAGGTCCTTGAGTTGCAGAATActcttgagg ATCTCTCAGCTCGGGTGGATGCAGTAAAAGAAGAAAATCTGAAATTAAAATCAGAGAATCAGGTTCTTGGGCAGTACATTGAGAACCTCATGTCAGCGTCTAGCGTGTTTCAGACCACCGACTCCAAAAGCAAACGGAA ttGA
- the si:dkeyp-121d2.7 gene encoding zinc finger protein 696, with translation MAESVKTFQAHLTAVMDSLVRASVCEITKLFQDTVNDYLVEISLNRKENEALKLRLRLTENKLRNERKYGMGWAASRRAAGLLGADDTVRKARRMDLQSKRTGQLGFLRFLSPSSPPLLDSSHPSCPPLSSSPSHLSLSGGKQGKEWSANAWEEGTGRVRDERRDVFRVHLPAGGGGGGEAEEEEEERICLSGERKEVASIKEEVEGYRSDSLRLLQEALQMNQSETSPPSPSPTHVFVSAGEMGPTPTGPQSTAAEVWEEQPALSEEQMTGGDELSGLETALKAEREREEAESGLGSPSQEACGSEGVAFIGLDGLCSSQQGMSSSSHRADPAELPSAPTNKEEEEESGGESGDMLHFCARCGSGFNSTSDLMKHSCPAAEDRPYQCSVCGRAFGHAWSLKSHECVQAGEQPHHCELCGKRFTHSRSLERHQLVHTGERPHRCPQCGRSFSRLGNLERHQRIHTGERPYECGACGKRFSRVEYLKRHQHIHIGEAMVKLPPLRNSHHCSQCNQTFGDTEQFKQHQCLYST, from the exons ATGGCGGAATCGGTCAAGACCTTTCAAGCGCACCTGACCGCTGTCATGGACAGTTTAGTCCGCGCATCCGTGTGCGAGAtcaccaaactcttccaggacACGGTTAACGACTACCTGGTGGAAATCTCGCTGAACAGAAAAGAGAACGAAGCGCTGAAATTGAGACTGAGGCTGACAGAGAATAAATTGAGAAACGAACGCAAATATGGCATGGGCTGGGCGGCTAGTCGGCGTGCGGCTGGACTGCTTGGCGCGGACGACACCGTGCGCAAAGCGCGAAGAATGGATCTCCAAAGTAAGCGCACTGGCCAACTCGGAT TTCTCAGGTTTCTTTCTCCTTCCTCTCCTCCTCTTTTGGATTCCTCCCACCCCTCCTGTCCTCCTCTCTCCTCTTCCCCCTCCCATCTTTCTCTCTCAGGAGGCAAGCAAGGGAAGGAGTGGAGTGCTAATGCGTGGGAGGAGGGGACTGGAAGAGTGAGGGATGAGAGGAGGGACGTGTTCCGTGTCCATCTGCCAGCTGGAGGAGGTGGAGGTGGGGaggcggaggaggaggaggaggaaaggATATGTCTCTCTGGGGAGAGGAAGGAGGTGGCCAGCATTAAAGAGGAG GTGGAAGGCTACAGATCAGACTCCCTGAGGCTGTTGCAAGAGGCTCTACAGATGAACCAAAGTGAAAccagccctccctcccccagtCCCACCCACG TATTTGTGTCTGCAGGAGAAATGGGCCCCACCCCTACTGGCCCTCAATCCACTGCTGCTGAAGTGTGGGAGGAACAACCGGCCTTGTCAGAGGAACAAATGACTGGTGGAGACGAGCTCAGTGGACTGGAGACGGCCCTCAAGGCGGAGCGTGAACGTGAAGAGGCGGAGTCCGGCCTGGGTAGCCCATCTCAGGAGGCGTGTGGATCCGAAGGTGTGGCGTTCATCGGATTAGATGGTTTATGCAGCTCTCAACAGGGCATGTCGTCCTCGTCACATAGGGCAGACCCTGCAGAACTCCCATCAGCCCCTACGAacaaggaagaggaagaggagtcAGGAGGAGAGAGCGGCGACATGCTGCATTTCTGCGCACGGTGCGGCAGCGGCTTCAATTCCACGTCTGACCTCATGAAGCACTCATGTCCTGCGGCCGAGGATCGGCCTTATCAGTGTTCGGTGTGCGGGAGAGCGTTCGGCCACGCCTGGAGCCTTAAAAGCCACGAGTGCGTGCAGGCGGGAGAGCAGCCGCACCACTGCGAACTTTGTGGCAAACGCTTCACGCACTCGCGGTCCCTCGAGCGCCATCAGCTGGTTCACACAGGTGAGCGTCCCCACAGGTGCCCGCAGTGCGGCCGCAGCTTCAGTCGTCTCGGCAACCTGGAGAGGCACCAGCGCATCCACACGGGTGAAAGGCCGTATGAGTGCGGGGCGTGTGGGAAACGATTCAGTCGAGTGGAGTACCTGAAACGGCATCAGCACATCCACATTGGAGAAGCAATGGTGAAACTCCCACCGCTGCGAAACTCCCACCACTGCTCCCAGTGCAACCAGACATTCGGCGATACTGAGCAGTTCAAGCAGCATCAATGTCTGTATAGCACTTAA